In Deltaproteobacteria bacterium, the genomic window CGGCGAAAAAGACCCGCAGATTATGCTGCGAATTAACCAGACACCACACTAGGCTGAGCGCTGTCCGGGCTTTGGCTCATCCAGCGCCGTATGTTCCCTCGATCGCAGCGAGCGCCTCCTCCACCGCCACATCTGCTCCCTCTTCCCTCAGGATCTGCCCAAGCGCCTCGACTAGCGCCACGACGTTCTCCTTCCGGCTCGACTCGCCCATGAGGCCGATGCGCCAGGTCTTGCCGGCGAGGGCGCCGAGGCCGCCGCCGATCTCGATGTTGAAGTCGAGGAGCAGGCGCTTGCGGATGGCGCCGTCGTTGGCGCCTTCGGGGATCTTGACGCTGTTGAGCATCCACAGGCGGTGGCCTTCCTGGGAGGCGAGGGGGATGCCGAGGGCCTCCAGGCCGGACACTAGGGCACGGTGGTTCAACTCGTGGCGCGCGAAGCGCGCTTCCAGTCCTTCGCGCTCGATCTCGCTGAGAGCCGCGTGGAGGCCGTAGTTCATGGAGATGGGGGCGGTGTGGTGGTAGACGCGCTCTTCGCCCCAGTAGCGCTCGATCATGGTGAAGTCGAGGTACCAGCTCTTGACCTTGCTCTTGCGCCGCGCCAGCTTGTCGCGCGCGGCTTGACCGAAGGACACGGGCGACAGCCCGGGCGGACAGCTCAGGCACTTCTGCGTGCCGCTGTAGGCGGCGTCGACGTTCCAGTCGTCGAGGGTCACGGGGCATCCCCCCAGCGAGGTGACGGTATCCAGCACCAGCAGGGCGCCGGCGTCGTGGACGAGCCGGGAAATCTCTTCCACCGGCTGCAACACGCCGGTGGAGGTTTCGGCGTGCACCATGGTGACGATGTCGACCTTGTGCTCCTTCAGGGCCTGCTCCACCTGTTCCGGCCGGATGATCTCGCCCCAGGGGGCTTCGACCTTGACGAGGTTTCCGCCCAGGCGCTCGACGATGTCGGCCATGCGCGTGCCGAAGACGCCGTTCACGCACACCAGCACGGTGTCCCCCTCCTCGATGAGGTTCACGAGGCAGGCCTCCATGCCCGCGCTGCCGGTGCCCGACACCGGAAAGGTCAGCTCGTTCCCGGTGTGGAACAGCCGGCGCAGCATGGCCTTGTTCTCTTCCATGATCTTGAAGAACTCCGGGTCCAGGTGGCCCACCACCGGGGCCGACAGCGCCTCCAGCACCGTGGGGTGGGGGTTGCTGGGGCCGGGTCCGAGGAGGATTCTCTTGGGCGGATTGAGCGGTGAAGCCATGCGCGTGCTCCTGTGGTTGTTGGGGACGGCTCGGTTGTGAGCAGTGCCGGGTGCGGTGTATTCTGCCAAGTAGTTTGTCACGGTACGCTATAACAACCGTGTACCGCGCCATCAACACAATCAGGAGCGACGGCCCGCCCCCCAGCACGCTCCCGCCCCGCTTGAATGGAACTGCACCGGAAACTCGCGGAGACTTTGCTCAGGGATGGCCTCCTGGCTCCCGGTGACGCGGTGCTCGCAGGCGTGTCCGGCGGTCCGGACTCCGTGGCGCTGCTCCACCTTTTGACCGAGGTCGCGCCGGCCCTCTCACTCTCGCTGGAAGTGGCCCACGTGGAGCACGGAATTCGCGGAGCCCGGAGCCGGGAGGACGCGGAGTTTGTCCGGTGCATGGCCGAAGGGCTGTCGCTGCCGTTCCATCTCGCCCGACTGGACTTGCACGACACCGCATCCGGCCGTGCCGGGAACCTGGAAGCCCGCGCGCGCACGGAACGCTACCGGTTCTTCGCGCGGGTGGCGGCGGAGCGGCGCCTCGGCAAGGTCGCGGTGGGACACAACCGCGGCGACCAGGTGGAGACCATGCTCATGTGGCTGCTCCGCGGCTGCGGTCCCGAAGGGCTGGCGGGCATGCCGGCGGCGCGGCCTCTGGACCGGGACGTGGCCGGCGCCGCGGGTCCGATGCTGATCCGCCCGTTGCTGGATGTATCCCGCGAAGCGATCCTGGAATACCTGGCGAGCCGGGATCTGGAGTACCGGGACGACCACACCAACCGCGACACCCGTTACCTGCGAAACTGGATCCGCCAGACCCTGTTGCCGGGGTTGCGGGAACGGACGGACGCCGGGCTGGAGCACCGCCTTGCCCGGCTGGGCGGCATGCTGCGCTCCGACAACGCGCTGCTGGAGCGGCGGCTGGCCGAGGCCTACCGGCGGGTCAGCCGCGAGGACGTGCTGGACCGGGCCGCCTTCCTGGGGATCGAGCCCGAGCTTCGCCCCCGGATGGTGCGATTCTGGCTGGCCCGGGTCACGGGCACGCTCCGGCGCGTCGGCTACGCCCATGTGGATGCCGTCCTCGATCTCATCGCCGGAAGCCGCCCTCACGCCCGCGTATCCCTCCCCGGCGCATGGACCGTGACGCGGGAGTACGAGTCCGTCCGGCTGGTTTCCTCCGTCGAAGCGGCTTCTGCGGACGCCCCTACGGAAACGGTTCCTTCGCCGATGGGCGCAAGGACTCCAAGGATTGCGGGCGAAGAACGTGGCGGACAGGTCGACGGGGAGTACTCCTACCCGCTCCCGCTCGAAGGCGAGATCTTTCTGCCCGAGGCCGGGTTGGAGATCGCCGCTTGGCGCTCGGACAGCCTGGACCTGCCGGCAAGCCCTCACGAGGCCGCCTTCGACCTCCGCGCCGTGGAGCGGGTCGCGGGTGTCCTGCGGGTGCGGAACTTCCGCCCGGGTGACCGCTTCCGGCCCCTGGGCATGGCCGGGCACAAGAAGCTCAAGGACCTGTTCATCGAGAAGAGGCTGTCGCGCTCCCGCCGCCGCACCTTGCCCTTGGTGCTGGCCGGTGAGGAGATCGTGTGGATTCCCGGGTGCGCGCGCGGCGACTTCGCCAGGCTGGAGCCGGACAGCCGCGCGGCGTGGCGGGTCAAGGTCGGTTTCTTCGCCGCGGGCGGGGTGCGCGGCTGATCCGCGCGCGGTTGACTTGGCCGCTCCCCGTTCTTATTGAAGAAGGGGTACCCGTATGTTAACTTTTCTCGGGTACGGCTGGGGTGGAAAAGGCTGGAGAGACCCTCTTTGAACCAAGCGACAAAAAACCTTGCTCTGTGGCTCGTGCTCGGGCTGATGTTCCTGCTGCTCTTCAACGTCTTCACGCGGCAGCAGGGCCGGGACCCCGAGATCATCTACAGCGATTTCTGGTCGGCGGTGGAGCGCGGCGACGTGCAGGAGGTGACGATTCAGGGCCGGTACGTCCACGGCAAGTACCAGAGCGGCGAGCGGTTCCGGACCTTTTCGCCGAGCGATCCGGGGCTGGTGACGACGCTGCGGGAAAAGAACATCCGCATCGCCGCCAAGCCGGAGGAAGATTCTCCCTGGTACTTCGTGCTGCTGGTGAACTGGTTCCCGATGCTGCTGCTCGTGGGCGTGTGGATCTTCTTCATGCGGCAGATGCAGGTGGGGGGTGGCAAGGCCATGTCCTTCGGCAAGAGCCGCGCGCGCCTGTTGAACGAGAACCAGGCGCGGGTGACTTTCAGCGACGTGGCCGGCGTGGACGAGGCCAAGGACGAGCTGCAGGAAGTCATCGCGTTCCTGAAGGATCCGAAGAAGTTCACGCGCCTGGGCGGGCGCATCCCCAAGGGCTGCCTGCTGGTGGGGCCTCCGGGCACGGGCAAGACGCTCCTGGCGCGGGCCATCGCCGGTGAGGCGGGCGTGCCCTTCTTCAGCATCAGCGGATCGGACTTCGTCGAGATGTTCGTGGGCGTGGGCGCGTCGCGCGTGCGCGACCTGTTCGTCCAGGCCAAGAAGCAGGCGCCGTGCATCGTCTTCGTGGACGAGATCGACGCGGTCGGGCGCCAGCGCGGCGCCGGCCTGGGCGGCGGACACGACGAGCGCGAGCAGACCCTCAACCAGTTGCTGGTGGAGATGGACGGCTTCGAGGCCAACGACGGCGTAATCCTCATCGCCGCCACCAACCGGCCCGACGTGCTGGACCCGGCGCTGCTGCGGCCGGGGCGGTTCGACCGCCGCGTGGTGGTGCCGCGGCCCGACGTCAAGGGGCGCGAGGGCATCCTGGCGGTGCACAGCCGGCAGGTGCCCCTGGACGGCGACGTCGATATCCGGGTGCTGGCCCGGGGGACTCCGGGGTTTGCCGGCGCGGATCTCGAGAACCTGGTGAACGAGGCAGCCCTGCTCGCGGCGCGGAACGACAAGGACAAGGTCAACATGAATGACTTTGAGCTCGCCAAGGACAAGGTCATGATGGGGACCGAGCGCAAGAGCATGATCATCAGCGACGAGGAGAAGCGCAACACCGCCTACCACGAGTCCGGCCATGCGCTGGTGGCGAAGATGCTGCCGGGGGCGGACCCGGTCCACAAGGTGACCATCATCCCGCGGGGCATGGCGCTGGGGCTGACCCAGCAGCTCCCCATGGACGAGCGCCACAGCCAGGACAAGCAGCATCTCCTGAACAACGTCACCATCCTGTTCGGCGGCCGCGTCGCTGAAGAACTGGTCCTCGACCACATGACCACGGGGGCCGGCAACGACATCGAGCGCGCCACCGAGATCGCCCACCGGATGGTCTGCGAGTGGGGCATGAGCGAGAAGCTCGGGCCCATGACCTTCGGCAAGAAGGAAGAGCAGATCTTCCTCGGGCGCGACTTCACCCAGCAGCAGGACTACTCCGAGAGCACGGCGGTGGAGATCGACATGGAGGTGCGCCGCATCATCCAGGACTGCTACGGCCGGGCGAAGGACCTCCTGACCACGCATATCGATCTGTTGCACCTGGTCGCCAAGGAGTTGCTGGAGAAGGAAGTGCTGGACGGCGCGGAAATCGACGCCATCGTCAAGGAATACATGGGAGACAGCGGTCCCGACCTGCCCACGACATCCGTTCCCGCCGGCGACTGACCGGACCGGCATCCCCGACACAGTCCAACTCCGTGTGATTCCCACGGAACAGGGTGTGTTCAATCTCCGCTCGGACACGAAATGGCACTGACGCCCGCAAACGTCATCCCCGAGGCGCCGGCGTCCGGCGACCCGCGCTTGGAAACGGCTCCGGTGCTGGAAACGCGCCACGGCGTGGTGGACATGCGCCGGCGCACGGCGGTGATGGGGATCCTGAACGTGACCCCGGACTCCTTTTCCGACGGCGGCCGCTACGCGGACATCGACGCCGCGCTGGCACACGGCGTGGAAATGGTGCGCGAGGGAGCGGGCATCGTGGACGTGGGCGGGGAGTCGACGCGTCCGGGCGCGGACGCGGTCCCGCTGGAGGAAGAACTGGAGCGGGTGATCCCGGTGATTCGCGGATTGCGTGCGCGGGTCGCCGTGCCCATCAGCATCGATACGTACAAGGAGGCGGTGGCCCGGCGCGCGCTGGATGCCGGTGCGGACATGGTCAACGACATCAGCGCCCTCCGGTTCGACCCCGCCATGGCGGGCCTGGTGGCGACGGAAGACGTTCCGGTGGTACTCATGCACATGCAGGGACGGCCGCGCACCATGCAGCGCGCGCCGCACTACGTCGACGTCGTGCGGGAGGTGGCCGCCTTCCTCCGGGAGCGCGTGGCCTTTGCCATGGAACGCGGAGTGGCCGCCCACCGCATCGTGGTGGACCCCGGTATCGGCTTCGGCAAGGACACGGGCCACAACCTGGAGTTGCTGCGGCGCCTGGACGCCTTGGTGTCGCTGGGACAGCCGGTGCTCGTGGGGCTTTCCCGCAAGGCGTTTCTCGGCCGCCTGCTGGACGAGGGGACGCCGGACGCGCGCCTCGAGGGCAGTCTGGCGGGGGCGGTCGCGGCGGTGCTGGCCGGCGCCCGCATGGTCCGCGCCCACGACGTGGCGGCAACATGCCGGGCCGTGCGCGTGGCGGAGGCCATCCGCGGGGGCGCACCGGCGGGTTCGCGCGGGTGAGGCCGGTCGCCGATTTTCCGGAAAGGGGCCCATGACCTCGGACAGACCACAGGGAGTGGCGGGCCGGCGCCGCCTGTTCGGCACCGACGGCATCCGCGGCATCGCCAACCAGGAGCCCATGACCTCGGAGACGGCCTTGAGGCTCGGGCGGGCCATCGCCCACGTGGTCGGCGGTCACGGCGGCGGGACGGAGGCGCGCGGCGCCCTGGGGCGGAAGCGCACGCGCCGGCGGCGCATCCTCATCGGCAAGGACACGCGCCTGTCGGGTTACATGTTCGAGACCGCGCTGGCCTCCGGCATCTGCTCCATGGGGGCGGACGTTCTCCTGGTGGGGCCGCTGCCGACCCCGGCCGTGGCGTTCCTCACCCGGAGCATGCGCGCCGACGCCGGGGTGGTGATCTCGGCGTCGCATAACCCTTACCAGGACAACGGCATCAAGTTCTTCTCCCGGGACGGCTTCAAGCTGCCGGACGCCTGGGAGCGGCGCATGGAGGCGCTGGTCTGGGAGGGTGAGTACGGCGGACACCACCCGGCCGCCACCGACATCGGCAAGGCTTCCCGCGTCGATGACGCCGTCGGCAGGACCGTGGACTTCCTCAAGGGCGCGTTCCCGGGCCGGCTGACCCTCGAGGGCCTCAAGATCGTCGTGGACTGCGCCAACGGCGCCGCCTACCGGGTGGGGCCGGAGGTGCTGGCGGAACTGGGCGCCGAGGTGATTCCGGTGGCGGTGGACCCGGACGGCACCAACATCAACCGGGAGTGCGGCTCGGTGTACCCGGGGACGGCCCGAGCGGCGCTGCTGGAGCACGGCGCGGACCTGGCCGTGTGCCTCGACGGCGACGCGGACCGGGCGCTGTTCATCGACGACAAGGGCGACTTGGTGGACGGCGACGAGGTGCTGGCCATGTGCGCCATCGCGCTGCGGGAGGCCGGGCGCCTGCCCACGGGCGCGGTGGTGGCCACGGTGATGAGCAACATGGGGCTCGACGTCTCCCTCCGCGGGCACGGCATCGAGGTCCTGCGCACCGCCATCGGCGACCGCTACGTGGTGGAGGAAATGCGCCGCGGCGGCCACAACCTGGGCGGCGAGCAGTCGGGCCACCTGGTGTTCCTGGACCACAACACCACCGGCGACGGCTGCCTGACCGCGCTCCAGGTGCTGGCCCTCATGGTGGAGCAGGAGAAGCCCCTGAGCGAGCTGCGCCGGATCATGGGCAAGCTGCCGCAGGTGATCGTCAACGTGCCGGTGCGCGAGAAGCGCCCGCTCTCCGAGATGGACCAAGTGCAGGCGCGCATCAGCGAGAGCGAGAGCCTGCTCGACGGCCGCGGCCGCGTGCTGGTGCGCTACTCCGGTACCGAGCCGCTGGCCCGGGTGATGATCGAGGGCGAGTCGGAGGATGAGATCAGGCGGCTGGCGCAGGGCATCGCCGACGCGATCCACTCCAGCAGCGGGTCCGGTGGCTAGGGGTTTCGGCATGATTCGTCTCGGAGTCAACGTCGATCACGTGGCCACCGTGCGCCAGGCGCGGATGATCGCCATCCCGGACCCGGTGGAGGCGGCGCTCCTGGCCGAGCGGGGCGGCGCCGACCTGATCACCGTGCACCTGCGCGAAGACCGCCGGCACATCCAGGAGCGCGACGTAGCCCGGCTGCGGGAGCGGCTGAGCGCGGGCCTCAACCTGGAGATGGCCGGGACCGAGGAGATGGTTCGGCACGCGCTCGCCTTCCGGCCGGACGACGCCTGCCTGGTGCCGGAACGGCGCGAGGAGCTGACCACCGAGGGCGGCCTCGACGTGGTCGCCCACGCGGACCCGCTCCGCGAGGTGGTGGCGCGCCTGCGCGGCGCCGGCATCCGGGTGAGTCTTTTCGTGGACCCCGATGCGCGACAGCTCGAAGCCAGCCGGGCGCTGGGCGCCGACGCCGTGGAGCTCCACACGGGCACCTACTGCGACGCCGCCGCGGACCGGGTGGAGCGCGAGCTCGAGGCCGTGCGCCGCGCCGCGACCGTGGCCGCGGACCTGGGCCTGGAGGTCCACGGCGGGCACGGCCTCAATGCGGAGAACGTGGCGCCCATCGCCGCCATCGAGGAGATCGTGGAGCTCAACATCGGACACAGCATCGTCGCCCGGGCCATCATGGTGGGCATGGTCGAGGCGGTGCGGGAGATGAAGGCCCTCATCGCGAGGGCGGAAACGGCGGGTGACTGACTCATGCACGTGGTGACCGCGGCGGAGATGCGCCGCATGGACCAGCTCACCATTCAGGCTCACGGCGTCCCCAGCCTGCGGCTCATGGAGCGCGCCGGCCAGGGCGTGGTGGACGTGATCCTCCAGCGCTGGACGCAACTGGCCAAGCGCGGCGCGCTGGTGGTGGCGGGCAAGGGCAACAACGGCGGCGACGGGCTCGTGGTGGCGCGGCTGCTGCACCAGCGGGAGTTCCCGTGCGAGGTGGCGTGCGTGGCGCGGGCGGACGAGCTGTCGCCGGACGCGGCCACCAATCTCCAGCGCTACCGTACCGCGGGGGGCCGGTTCACGGAGATTCCTGACGGCGACCTCGACGCACTCCGCGACCGTTTCGGGGACAAGGGGCTCTTGGTGGACGCCCTCCTGGGCACCGGCCTGCGCGCGCCCGTGAAGGGGTTCCTGGCCGACGTGGTGGAACTCATGAACGCCTCGGGGCTGCCTATCATCGCGGTGGACACCCCGTCGGGGCTGGATGCCGACAAGGGCGGCCCCTTGGGTTCGACCATTCAGGCCGACGTGACGGTGACCCTCGGCTATCCCAAGACCGGGCAGGTGGTCTATCCCGGGGTCACCTACTGCGGCGATCTGGTGGTGGCCGACATCGGCCTCTGGGACCAGGCCGTGGCCGAGGTGGCCCCGGCGGCGGAGTTGCTGGATTCCGCCGAGTTGGTGTGGCTCCTGCCGCGCCGGTTGGAAGACTCGCACAAGGGCAGCTACGGCCACCTGCTGGTGATGGCCGGCTCCCGCGGCAAGACCGGCGCGGCGGTGCTTTGTTGCCGCGGTGCCATGCGGGTAGGCACCGGGCTCGTGACCCTGGCGGCGCCGCGCGGGCTCAACGACATCCTCGCCGGCGCGCTGGTGGAGCCCATGACCGAGACCTTGGGGGAGCCGGGCGCGGAGCAGTGGCCGGCGTTGGGGGCGGGCGATTGGGAGGCGCTGGCGGAGCGCAGGAACGCGGTCCTGTTCGGCCCGGGCGTAGGCGTCCACGAAGATGCCGGGCGCACGCTGGAGACGCTGCTGGAGCATTGCGGCCTGCCGTGGCTCATCGACGCCGACGGGCTCAACAACCTGGCGGCGGACACGAGCCGGTTGAAGGAGGCGCGCGTCCCGCCCGTGCTGACGCCGCACCCCGGCGAGATGGGCCGCCTCGCCGGCATGGACACCGCGGAGGTCAACGCCGACCGCATCGGCATCGCCCGAGCGTTTGCCGCGGAGCACCGTTGCTACCTGGTGCTCAAGGGGGCGCGCACGGTGGCGGCTACCCCCGAAGGCCGTGTCTCCATCAACCCCACGGGCAATGCCGGCATGGCCACCGGCGGCATGGGCGACGTCCTGGCGGGGATCATCGCCGGGTTTCTCGCACAGGGATTTCGCCCGGAGGAAGCCATGCGCTTGGGAGTGTACATCCACGGCCGCGCCGGCGACCGCGTCGCGGACCAACACGGCGAGGTCGGGTTGATCGCGTCAGACCTCGTCGACGAGTTGCCGGCCACCATCAAGGAGCTGATGCAGATTCGGGAGATGGTGTCTGGAGTGCAGGGATGACGACGAACGCCTTTCAGATCACGACGGGCTCGCAGGAGGACACCCGGGCGCTGGGGCGGACCCTCGGCGGCTTCCTCGCCGGCGGCGAGATCCTGGGGCTCACGGGCGACCTCGGGAGCGGCAAGACCTGCTTCGTCCACGGGCTCGCCGAGGGGCTCGAGGTGGGCCGGAACAGTTGGGTGCGGAGCCCCACCTTCACGCTTATCAACGAGTACGACGGCCGGGTGCCGCTGGTCCACGTGGACCTCTTCCG contains:
- a CDS encoding alanine--glyoxylate aminotransferase family protein; translation: MASPLNPPKRILLGPGPSNPHPTVLEALSAPVVGHLDPEFFKIMEENKAMLRRLFHTGNELTFPVSGTGSAGMEACLVNLIEEGDTVLVCVNGVFGTRMADIVERLGGNLVKVEAPWGEIIRPEQVEQALKEHKVDIVTMVHAETSTGVLQPVEEISRLVHDAGALLVLDTVTSLGGCPVTLDDWNVDAAYSGTQKCLSCPPGLSPVSFGQAARDKLARRKSKVKSWYLDFTMIERYWGEERVYHHTAPISMNYGLHAALSEIEREGLEARFARHELNHRALVSGLEALGIPLASQEGHRLWMLNSVKIPEGANDGAIRKRLLLDFNIEIGGGLGALAGKTWRIGLMGESSRKENVVALVEALGQILREEGADVAVEEALAAIEGTYGAG
- the tilS gene encoding tRNA lysidine(34) synthetase TilS encodes the protein MLRDGLLAPGDAVLAGVSGGPDSVALLHLLTEVAPALSLSLEVAHVEHGIRGARSREDAEFVRCMAEGLSLPFHLARLDLHDTASGRAGNLEARARTERYRFFARVAAERRLGKVAVGHNRGDQVETMLMWLLRGCGPEGLAGMPAARPLDRDVAGAAGPMLIRPLLDVSREAILEYLASRDLEYRDDHTNRDTRYLRNWIRQTLLPGLRERTDAGLEHRLARLGGMLRSDNALLERRLAEAYRRVSREDVLDRAAFLGIEPELRPRMVRFWLARVTGTLRRVGYAHVDAVLDLIAGSRPHARVSLPGAWTVTREYESVRLVSSVEAASADAPTETVPSPMGARTPRIAGEERGGQVDGEYSYPLPLEGEIFLPEAGLEIAAWRSDSLDLPASPHEAAFDLRAVERVAGVLRVRNFRPGDRFRPLGMAGHKKLKDLFIEKRLSRSRRRTLPLVLAGEEIVWIPGCARGDFARLEPDSRAAWRVKVGFFAAGGVRG
- the ftsH gene encoding ATP-dependent zinc metalloprotease FtsH codes for the protein MNQATKNLALWLVLGLMFLLLFNVFTRQQGRDPEIIYSDFWSAVERGDVQEVTIQGRYVHGKYQSGERFRTFSPSDPGLVTTLREKNIRIAAKPEEDSPWYFVLLVNWFPMLLLVGVWIFFMRQMQVGGGKAMSFGKSRARLLNENQARVTFSDVAGVDEAKDELQEVIAFLKDPKKFTRLGGRIPKGCLLVGPPGTGKTLLARAIAGEAGVPFFSISGSDFVEMFVGVGASRVRDLFVQAKKQAPCIVFVDEIDAVGRQRGAGLGGGHDEREQTLNQLLVEMDGFEANDGVILIAATNRPDVLDPALLRPGRFDRRVVVPRPDVKGREGILAVHSRQVPLDGDVDIRVLARGTPGFAGADLENLVNEAALLAARNDKDKVNMNDFELAKDKVMMGTERKSMIISDEEKRNTAYHESGHALVAKMLPGADPVHKVTIIPRGMALGLTQQLPMDERHSQDKQHLLNNVTILFGGRVAEELVLDHMTTGAGNDIERATEIAHRMVCEWGMSEKLGPMTFGKKEEQIFLGRDFTQQQDYSESTAVEIDMEVRRIIQDCYGRAKDLLTTHIDLLHLVAKELLEKEVLDGAEIDAIVKEYMGDSGPDLPTTSVPAGD
- the folP gene encoding dihydropteroate synthase, which encodes MALTPANVIPEAPASGDPRLETAPVLETRHGVVDMRRRTAVMGILNVTPDSFSDGGRYADIDAALAHGVEMVREGAGIVDVGGESTRPGADAVPLEEELERVIPVIRGLRARVAVPISIDTYKEAVARRALDAGADMVNDISALRFDPAMAGLVATEDVPVVLMHMQGRPRTMQRAPHYVDVVREVAAFLRERVAFAMERGVAAHRIVVDPGIGFGKDTGHNLELLRRLDALVSLGQPVLVGLSRKAFLGRLLDEGTPDARLEGSLAGAVAAVLAGARMVRAHDVAATCRAVRVAEAIRGGAPAGSRG
- the glmM gene encoding phosphoglucosamine mutase, whose protein sequence is MTSDRPQGVAGRRRLFGTDGIRGIANQEPMTSETALRLGRAIAHVVGGHGGGTEARGALGRKRTRRRRILIGKDTRLSGYMFETALASGICSMGADVLLVGPLPTPAVAFLTRSMRADAGVVISASHNPYQDNGIKFFSRDGFKLPDAWERRMEALVWEGEYGGHHPAATDIGKASRVDDAVGRTVDFLKGAFPGRLTLEGLKIVVDCANGAAYRVGPEVLAELGAEVIPVAVDPDGTNINRECGSVYPGTARAALLEHGADLAVCLDGDADRALFIDDKGDLVDGDEVLAMCAIALREAGRLPTGAVVATVMSNMGLDVSLRGHGIEVLRTAIGDRYVVEEMRRGGHNLGGEQSGHLVFLDHNTTGDGCLTALQVLALMVEQEKPLSELRRIMGKLPQVIVNVPVREKRPLSEMDQVQARISESESLLDGRGRVLVRYSGTEPLARVMIEGESEDEIRRLAQGIADAIHSSSGSGG
- a CDS encoding pyridoxine 5'-phosphate synthase — translated: MIRLGVNVDHVATVRQARMIAIPDPVEAALLAERGGADLITVHLREDRRHIQERDVARLRERLSAGLNLEMAGTEEMVRHALAFRPDDACLVPERREELTTEGGLDVVAHADPLREVVARLRGAGIRVSLFVDPDARQLEASRALGADAVELHTGTYCDAAADRVERELEAVRRAATVAADLGLEVHGGHGLNAENVAPIAAIEEIVELNIGHSIVARAIMVGMVEAVREMKALIARAETAGD
- a CDS encoding NAD(P)H-hydrate dehydratase; translation: MHVVTAAEMRRMDQLTIQAHGVPSLRLMERAGQGVVDVILQRWTQLAKRGALVVAGKGNNGGDGLVVARLLHQREFPCEVACVARADELSPDAATNLQRYRTAGGRFTEIPDGDLDALRDRFGDKGLLVDALLGTGLRAPVKGFLADVVELMNASGLPIIAVDTPSGLDADKGGPLGSTIQADVTVTLGYPKTGQVVYPGVTYCGDLVVADIGLWDQAVAEVAPAAELLDSAELVWLLPRRLEDSHKGSYGHLLVMAGSRGKTGAAVLCCRGAMRVGTGLVTLAAPRGLNDILAGALVEPMTETLGEPGAEQWPALGAGDWEALAERRNAVLFGPGVGVHEDAGRTLETLLEHCGLPWLIDADGLNNLAADTSRLKEARVPPVLTPHPGEMGRLAGMDTAEVNADRIGIARAFAAEHRCYLVLKGARTVAATPEGRVSINPTGNAGMATGGMGDVLAGIIAGFLAQGFRPEEAMRLGVYIHGRAGDRVADQHGEVGLIASDLVDELPATIKELMQIREMVSGVQG
- the tsaE gene encoding tRNA (adenosine(37)-N6)-threonylcarbamoyltransferase complex ATPase subunit type 1 TsaE, with the protein product MTTNAFQITTGSQEDTRALGRTLGGFLAGGEILGLTGDLGSGKTCFVHGLAEGLEVGRNSWVRSPTFTLINEYDGRVPLVHVDLFRVAQGAEMEDLHLEEYFASGSVCVIEWFERLDAVGVDEFLAVAFRYVDEDRRELRFAAHGPRYEELVAALR